In a genomic window of Gammaproteobacteria bacterium:
- a CDS encoding acetyl-CoA C-acetyltransferase — protein sequence MPTSKTNRPVFIVDGSRTPFLKARGAPGPFHAADLAITAARPLLLRQPFEPEAFDEVILGCVMPGPAEANIGRVVALRLGCGDRVPAWTVQRNCASGLQSIDSAYRNIRHGHSDLVLAGGVESMSHAPILLNETMVAWLAEWQRARTLPARMRALAQLRPKHLAVVVGLLKGLTDPVVGLNMGQTAEVLAYRFGISREAMDAYAAESHQRLLRAREEGRLHEIEPLYDIRGKAYLHDDGVREDSTPEKLAKLRPVFDRKFGKVTAGNSSQITDGAAWVILASEKAVKQYDLPVLARVVDSHWAGVSPAQMGLGPVHAVAPLVKRNRLTLDKVDYMELNEAFAAQVLACLHAWQDADYCRDELGLNKPLGEYPREHLNVDGGAIGAGHPVGASGTRITLRLLHILRREKARYGISTLCIGGGQGGALLIENPEVAGA from the coding sequence ATGCCGACCAGTAAGACCAACCGCCCGGTATTCATCGTCGACGGCAGCCGCACGCCGTTTCTCAAGGCGCGGGGCGCGCCCGGTCCGTTTCATGCAGCCGATCTCGCCATTACCGCGGCGCGGCCGCTGCTGCTGCGCCAGCCGTTCGAGCCGGAGGCCTTCGACGAGGTGATTCTGGGCTGTGTCATGCCGGGACCGGCGGAGGCGAACATCGGCCGCGTGGTGGCGCTGCGCCTGGGATGCGGCGACCGCGTACCCGCCTGGACCGTGCAGCGCAACTGCGCGTCCGGGCTGCAGTCCATCGATTCCGCGTACCGCAATATCCGGCACGGCCATTCGGACCTGGTGCTGGCCGGCGGTGTGGAGTCGATGAGCCACGCCCCCATACTGCTCAACGAGACCATGGTCGCCTGGCTGGCCGAATGGCAGCGCGCCAGGACTCTGCCCGCCCGCATGCGCGCTCTCGCGCAGCTGCGGCCCAAACATCTCGCGGTGGTGGTCGGATTGCTCAAAGGACTCACCGATCCGGTGGTCGGCCTCAACATGGGGCAAACGGCCGAAGTGCTGGCCTACCGCTTCGGCATCTCGCGCGAGGCCATGGACGCCTACGCCGCCGAGTCGCATCAACGCCTGCTGCGCGCCCGTGAAGAAGGACGCCTGCATGAAATCGAGCCGCTTTACGATATCCGCGGCAAGGCGTATCTGCATGACGACGGCGTGCGCGAGGACTCGACGCCGGAAAAGCTGGCCAAGCTCAGGCCGGTCTTCGACCGCAAGTTCGGCAAGGTGACGGCCGGCAACAGTTCGCAGATCACCGACGGCGCCGCCTGGGTAATCCTGGCAAGCGAAAAGGCGGTGAAGCAATACGACCTGCCGGTGCTGGCGCGCGTCGTGGACAGCCACTGGGCGGGTGTGAGTCCGGCCCAGATGGGGCTGGGACCGGTGCATGCCGTCGCGCCGTTGGTGAAGCGCAACCGCCTGACCCTGGACAAGGTCGATTACATGGAGCTCAACGAGGCGTTTGCCGCACAGGTGCTGGCCTGTCTGCATGCCTGGCAGGACGCGGATTACTGTCGGGACGAACTCGGTCTGAACAAACCGCTGGGCGAATATCCACGTGAGCATCTCAACGTGGACGGTGGCGCCATCGGGGCCGGACACCCGGTAGGCGCCAGCGGGACTCGCATCACCCTCAGACTGCTCCATATCCTGCGCCGCGAAAAGGCCCGCTACGGCATATCCACGCTCTGCATCGGCGGCGGTCAGGGCGGCGCCCTGCTGATCGAAAATCCGGAGGTGGCCGGCGCATGA